The Cellulomonas sp. P24 genome contains a region encoding:
- a CDS encoding decaprenyl-phosphate phosphoribosyltransferase produces the protein MRRARVLVQACRPRQWTKNVLVLTAPVVGGVAFDPHALAAMAVAVLAFTLAASGVYLVNDAIDVAVDRLHPTKRRRPVAAGALSVRAAWTAAAVLLPAALVVSAALSWQLLVVVAVYEALQLGYCLGMKNEPVIELVSVASGFLLRAIAGGVATHVPLSQWFLIAAGFGSLFMAGGKRYAEMRSREATGAESRPVLARYTASYLRFVWTLSAGVLVTTYALWAFSIRQVTANEWSVISIVPFVMALLRYAVDVDNGAAGEPEEVVLHDRVLLLLGVAWAACLSGSVYL, from the coding sequence GTGAGACGTGCGCGCGTCCTGGTCCAGGCGTGTCGACCCCGGCAGTGGACCAAGAACGTCCTGGTGCTGACTGCGCCGGTCGTGGGCGGGGTCGCCTTCGACCCGCACGCGCTCGCCGCGATGGCCGTCGCCGTGCTCGCGTTCACGCTGGCCGCATCGGGGGTCTACCTGGTCAACGACGCCATCGACGTCGCCGTCGACCGGCTTCACCCGACCAAGCGTCGGCGACCGGTGGCCGCCGGCGCGCTGTCGGTGCGCGCCGCGTGGACCGCAGCTGCCGTTCTGCTGCCGGCGGCGCTGGTCGTGTCCGCCGCGCTGAGCTGGCAGCTGCTGGTCGTCGTCGCGGTGTATGAGGCGCTGCAGCTTGGTTACTGCCTGGGCATGAAGAATGAGCCGGTCATCGAGCTGGTGAGCGTCGCGTCCGGCTTCCTGCTGCGAGCGATCGCGGGAGGCGTCGCGACCCACGTCCCGCTCTCGCAGTGGTTCCTGATCGCGGCCGGGTTCGGATCTCTCTTCATGGCCGGCGGCAAGCGGTACGCGGAGATGCGGTCGCGGGAGGCCACCGGGGCCGAGAGCCGTCCGGTGCTCGCGCGCTACACCGCCTCCTACCTGCGGTTCGTGTGGACCCTGTCCGCCGGCGTCCTCGTGACCACCTACGCCCTCTGGGCCTTCTCGATCCGCCAGGTGACCGCGAACGAATGGAGCGTCATCTCGATCGTCCCCTTCGTGATGGCGCTGCTGAGGTATGCCGTGGACGTCGACAACGGCGCGGCCGGTGAGCCGGAAGAGGTCGTGCTCCACGACCGGGTGCTGCTCCTGCTGGGCGTCGCCTGGGCAGCGTGCCTGTCCGGGTCGGTGTATCTGTAG
- a CDS encoding phosphatase PAP2 family protein, with protein sequence MSLLHDLEVAAVVRVQRHVPAGAARRGSHVLGRIGEHAIGWIALGLLGATADPPRRREWLEATATVVGAHAVSVVLKRVVRRRRPRAPEIRVLDTAPSAWSFPSSHAASTAAAAVVYSRLLGHRWLWALVPAMMASRVVLGVHYPSDVAAGSAVGVAMGRWLGPRPVGART encoded by the coding sequence ATGAGCCTCCTTCACGACCTCGAGGTCGCCGCCGTGGTCCGCGTGCAGCGCCACGTGCCGGCCGGTGCCGCCCGGCGTGGATCGCACGTCCTCGGTCGCATCGGTGAGCACGCGATCGGATGGATCGCCCTCGGCCTGCTGGGGGCGACGGCCGACCCACCGCGCCGCCGGGAGTGGCTCGAGGCCACCGCGACCGTCGTCGGCGCGCACGCGGTCAGCGTCGTCCTCAAGCGGGTCGTGAGGCGCCGCCGTCCACGTGCCCCGGAGATCCGTGTCCTCGACACCGCGCCGAGCGCCTGGAGCTTCCCGTCCTCGCACGCGGCGTCGACCGCGGCGGCGGCCGTCGTGTACTCCCGGCTGCTCGGGCACCGGTGGTTGTGGGCGCTCGTCCCGGCCATGATGGCCAGCCGCGTCGTCCTCGGGGTCCACTACCCCAGCGACGTCGCCGCCGGGAGCGCAGTGGGGGTGGCGATGGGGCGTTGGCTCGGGCCCCGACCCGTCGGCGCCCGCACGTGA